AGCTCGCCGCCGCTCGCGAGGGCGGCGTGGCCCGCCTCGGCGGCCACGTGCATCGACGGCATCGCGATCCACCAGAGATCGACCCAGTGCATCACGAGGAGCCAGACGGCCATCGTCGCGAGGGCCGGCGCAATCCGCTTCGTCGCCCGCGGGAGCAGGATCAGGAACGGGAGGACGAAGTGGAAAATCAACAGCGCCCACGAGACCGTTTCCCAGCCGCCCTCGAACCGCTTGTGGAACCAGACGATCTCCTCGGGCAGGTTCGCGTACCAGTAGAGCATGTACTGGCTGAACGAGACGTACGTCCAGAACACGACGAAGGCGAACATGAACTTGCCCATGTCCTGCGTGTGCTCCGTCGTGATCTCGTCGGCCATCCCGGCCTTCTTGAGCAGGAGCGCCAGGAACGTGATGAGGCAGAGCGCGCCGAGCCAGCCGCCGGCGAAGAAGTAGACCCCGAACATGGTCGAGAACCAGTGCGGGTCGGTCGACATGAGGAGGTCGTACCCAAAGAAGGCTGTGAAGACGGCCGCAATGGGGATCCCGACCGCGCTCCACCAGCGCTGATCCAAGGTGTTCTGGGGGTCCGGCTTGGTGTCGTTGCGGACCGAGAGCGCGTAGAGCTTCGCCCCGAGGACCGAGAAGACGACGAAGTACAGGACGTACCGGACGATGAAGAACGGGACGTTCAGGTAGGCCGCCTTCCCCGCGATGATGGCGTCGTACTCGGGCGAGGCCGGGTCGAACAGCTCGTGGTGCGTCCAGTGGAACAGGTCGTGCATCCCGAGGAGCACGGGGATGCCGGCGAGCGCGAGGAGCGGGAACGAGGCCGCGAGCGTCTCGGCGATCCGTCGGATCGTGACCGACCACTTGGCCTTCGTGACGTGCTGGATCATCACGAAGAACAGGGCGCCGATGCTGATCGAGACGCAGAAGACCCACCCGATGAGGTAGGAGAACAGGACGCGCGGCGTGTCGCCGGCCGCGAGGCCGAACACGACGCCGATCGCGAGGAGCGCCAGCCCGACGCCGATCGGCGCGACCCACCAGCGCTGGTCGCCGGTGAACCGGTAGCGCGCCGGCACCCGGTCGCCCTCGGCGGCGACGGGGTCGAAGAGGAACTGCGTGAGGGGGTTCGCCATGAGGGTCGAATGCGTGACTCGGGAGGAGGGGCGTTGCGCGCCCTGCCTCACGGATCCGTCTTAGTTCTGCCGGACGTTGGGGTTGGCGGTGCTGAGCCGTTCGCGCTCCGTCTCGGGGAGGTCGGCGGCCGAGCCGGCCTGCGAGCGCTGGAGCGCGCGGACGAAGGCCACGACGGCCCAGCGGTCGGCCGGGGCGATCTCGTGCCCGTAGCTCGGCATCGTGTTGATGCCGTTCTGGATCACGTCGTAGATGTACCCGTCGGGCCGGGCGCGGAGCGCGTCGGTGTGGTAGCTCGGGACCGAGAAGCCGTAGCCCAGCCCGCCGTTCCCGACGGCGACGATGCCGCGGCCGTCGCCGGCGTAGCCGTGACACACCGTGCAGTAGATGTTGTAGCGCTCCTGGCCGCGCTCGAGGAGCGCCGGCGTGACCTCGATCGGGACTTCCGGGACGTAGGCGCCGTCGGCCGTCCGGCCGTACTCGAACGGCGCGTTCTCGGCCGTCTTGAGCTGGCCCCGCGCGACGGTCCCCGCCACGGGCGTCCGCATGGCGGCGCCGTCGGCGAAGAACGGGTTGGCCTCCTGCGCCTCGAACCGCTGGACGTAGTCCATGTTGAGGTTCGGGTGGATCGGCGGGGCCTCGCTGGTCATGCCGCGGCAGCCGCCGAGGCCGACCGCCAGCACAGCGAGGGCGAGGAGAGATCGATGGGTCATGGTCTGGGACGTCGCGCGTAGGTCGGGGGTCTCCCCCACGCCCCCGCACGACGGGCTACTCTAGATGTCGCCGGTGGTGTGCGGGGGCGGCGCGGCCGGCGTGTCGGCGTGCGCGGGCACGACGGCGGACGCGCCCGCCTCGGCCGTGTTGCCGACGGAGGTGGCCCCGTCGTGGTCGACGTACTCGACGCTGGTCGCGCCGAGGCCGTGGAGGTCGGCCGCCGTGGTGGCCGGGTCGAAGGCCGTGTCGCGGCTCGAGACGTGGACGAAGAACGCGTCGTCGGTGGCCCGCCCGAACCGGTCGGAGTGGAACAGCGGGTTGTACGGCTTCGGCAGCCCGTTGAGCGCGAGCATCCCGCCGACGGCCGTGAGCGCCGAGAACAGGATCGTCAGCTCGAAGATGATCGGGACCGAGCTCTCCCACGCGAAGAGCGGCTTGTTCGAGATGTTGATCGGGTAGCCGAGGAACTGGTTGAGCTCGCTGGGCCACCAGTTCGGCTGCGGGCCGGCGCTCGTCCACCACTGGAGGAACACGCCGAGCAGGCCGCCGAGGACGGCCCCGACGAACACCATGAACCCGAGCTTCGAGACCGGCAGGCCCATCGCCCGGTCCATCCCGTGGATGGGGAACGGCGAGAACGTGTCGAGGCGGGTGTAGCCCTTCTCGCGGAGGCCCTCGACGGCCTCGACGAGGGCGCCCGGGTCGGAGTACTCGGCGAGGAGGCCGACGTGCTGGTTGCCGCGGTCCTCGACCGTCTGGCGGATCTTGCTCAGCATCGGATTAGGCGTTGGAGTCGTCGGCGTTCGGGTCGTCCGGGATGCCGTCGTCGTCCGCGTCGCTCGCGGCGGGGCCGGCGGTCTGGACGTTGGCGTCCTGCTGGTACTGGGCCAGCTCGTGCGGCATCGCGTGGCCGTCGCCGTGGCCGTGGTAGAAGTGCGGGTCGGCCTGCGGCATCACGCCCTTGACCTCCGCGATGGCCACCATCGGCACGAACCGGAGGAACAGGAGGAACAGCGTGAAGAACAGCCCGAACGAGCCGATGTACATCCCGAGGTCCCAGACCGTCGCCGAGTAGTAGTCCCACGACGACGGGAGGAAGTCGCGGTGGAGCGACGTGACCGTGATCACGAACCGCTCGAACCACATCCCGATGTTCGTCGTGATCGAGATGGCCATCGAGAGCCAGATCGTCCGCCGCCAGGACTTCTTCCAGAAGAGCTGCGGGAAGATGAGGTTGCAGCTCATCATGATCCAGTAGGCCCACCAGTACGGCCCCGTCGCCCGGTTCATGAAGGCGTACTGCTCGTACTCGACGCCCGAGTACCACGCCATAAAGAACTCCGTGATGTAGGCGAACCCGACCACCGTCCCCGTCACGAGGATGATGATGTTCATCTTCTCGATGTGGTCGAGCGTGATGAGGTTCTCGAGCTTGTACACCTTCCGCGCGACGAGGAGCAGCGTCTGCACCATCGCGAAGCCCGAGAAGATGGCGCCCGCGACGAAGTAGGGCGGGAAGATGGTCGTGTGCCAGCCCGGAATGATCGAGACCGCGAAGTCGAAGGAGACGACCGAGTGGACCGAGAGGACGAGCGGTGTGGCGAGGCCGGCCAGGATGAGGTAGGCCCGCTCGTAGTGGCGCCAGTGGCGGTTCGAGCCCGTCCAGCCGAGGGCGAAGAAGCCCAGGATCTTGGCCCGGAGCATCCGGCCCGCGCGCACGGCCCGGTCGCGGATCGTCGCGAGGTCGGGGATCAGGCCGACGTACCAGAAGAGCAGGGAGACCGTCCCGTAGATCGACACCGCGAACACGTCCCAGAGCAGCGGGCTCTTGAACTGCGGCCACATGGCCATCTGGTTCGGGATCGGGAGGGTGTAGTAGATGACCCACACCCGGCCGACGTGGAACGTCGGGAACAGGAGCGCACACGCGACGGCGAACAACGTCATCGCCTCGGCCGCCCGGTTGATCGAGGTCCGCCATCGCTGGCGGAACAGGAAGAGGACGGCCGAGATGAGCGTCCCGGCGTGGCCGATGCCGACCCACCACACGAAGTTGACGATGGCCCAGCCCCAGAAGACCGGGTTCGTCAGGCCCCACACGCCCGGCCCGTTCCACACGAGGTAGGCCACGGACAGCCCGAGGATGCCGAGCGCCGTGAGCGCCGCGCCGAAGGCGAGGTACCA
This sequence is a window from Rubrivirga marina. Protein-coding genes within it:
- a CDS encoding c-type cytochrome encodes the protein MTHRSLLALAVLAVGLGGCRGMTSEAPPIHPNLNMDYVQRFEAQEANPFFADGAAMRTPVAGTVARGQLKTAENAPFEYGRTADGAYVPEVPIEVTPALLERGQERYNIYCTVCHGYAGDGRGIVAVGNGGLGYGFSVPSYHTDALRARPDGYIYDVIQNGINTMPSYGHEIAPADRWAVVAFVRALQRSQAGSAADLPETERERLSTANPNVRQN
- a CDS encoding DUF3341 domain-containing protein, which produces MLSKIRQTVEDRGNQHVGLLAEYSDPGALVEAVEGLREKGYTRLDTFSPFPIHGMDRAMGLPVSKLGFMVFVGAVLGGLLGVFLQWWTSAGPQPNWWPSELNQFLGYPINISNKPLFAWESSVPIIFELTILFSALTAVGGMLALNGLPKPYNPLFHSDRFGRATDDAFFVHVSSRDTAFDPATTAADLHGLGATSVEYVDHDGATSVGNTAEAGASAVVPAHADTPAAPPPHTTGDI
- the nrfD gene encoding NrfD/PsrC family molybdoenzyme membrane anchor subunit, with translation MTLEDAPLVRGNLSFHDVTEMVAYHTEKKTPFGWYLAFGAALTALGILGLSVAYLVWNGPGVWGLTNPVFWGWAIVNFVWWVGIGHAGTLISAVLFLFRQRWRTSINRAAEAMTLFAVACALLFPTFHVGRVWVIYYTLPIPNQMAMWPQFKSPLLWDVFAVSIYGTVSLLFWYVGLIPDLATIRDRAVRAGRMLRAKILGFFALGWTGSNRHWRHYERAYLILAGLATPLVLSVHSVVSFDFAVSIIPGWHTTIFPPYFVAGAIFSGFAMVQTLLLVARKVYKLENLITLDHIEKMNIIILVTGTVVGFAYITEFFMAWYSGVEYEQYAFMNRATGPYWWAYWIMMSCNLIFPQLFWKKSWRRTIWLSMAISITTNIGMWFERFVITVTSLHRDFLPSSWDYYSATVWDLGMYIGSFGLFFTLFLLFLRFVPMVAIAEVKGVMPQADPHFYHGHGDGHAMPHELAQYQQDANVQTAGPAASDADDDGIPDDPNADDSNA